One genomic window of Glycine max cultivar Williams 82 chromosome 16, Glycine_max_v4.0, whole genome shotgun sequence includes the following:
- the LOC100816016 gene encoding syntaxin-related protein KNOLLE produces MNDLMTKSFTSYVDLKKAAMKEDVDLEAGVVVSSATPRNVELTSSTTHLDTDMGLFLEEAEKVKAEMGSLRDILGRLQQANEESKSLHKPEALKVLRARINADIVAVLKKARAIRAQLEEMDRANAANRRLSGLKEGTPAIYRTRIAVTNGLRKKLKELMMEFQGLRQRMMSEYKDTVGRRYFTVTGEHPDEEVIEKIIANGNEEEVLGKAIQEHGRGKVLETVVEIQDRHDAAKEVEKSLLELHQVFLDMAVMVEAQGEKMDDIEHHVLHASHYVKDGTKNLQSAKEYQKKSRKWMCIGIILLLILILFIVIPVVTSLSSS; encoded by the exons ATGAACGATCTTATGACCAAATCCTTCACCAGCTACGTGGACCTGAAGAAGGCTGcaatgaaagaagatgttgatTTGGAAGCTGGTGTTGTTGTTTCTTCTGCTACTCCTCGCAACGTGGAACTTACCTCTTCCACAACACACTTGGACACCGACATGGGTCTCTTCCTCGAAGAGGCTGAGAAGGTGAAGGCTGAGATGGGGTCCCTCCGTGACATCCTCGGCCGCCTCCAGCAGGCCAACGAGGAGAGCAAGTCCTTGCACAAGCCCGAGGCCCTCAAGGTGCTCCGGGCCCGGATCAATGCGGACATTGTCGCTGTGCTCAAGAAGGCCCGGGCGATCCGGGCCCAGCTAGAGGAGATGGACCGCGCCAATGCTGCCAACAGGCGCCTCTCCGGCCTCAAGGAGGGGACGCCCGCGATCTACCGGACCCGGATTGCAGTCACCAATGGGCTCAGGAAGAAGCTGAAAGAGCTCATGATGGAGTTTCAGGGGCTGAGGCAGAGGATGATGAGTGAGTACAAGGATACTGTGGGGAGAAG GTACTTCACAGTGACTGGGGAGCACCCAGATGAGGAAGTGATTGAGAAGATCATCGCCAACGGGAACGAGGAAGAGGTTCTGGGGAAGGCCATACAGGAACACGGGAGAGGGAAGGTTCTGGAAACAGTGGTTGAGATTCAGGACAGGCATGATGCTGCCAAGGAGGTGGAGAAGAGTCTACTGGAGCTGCACCAGGTGTTTCTTGACATGGCTGTGATGGTGGAGGCACAGGGTGAGAAGATGGATGACATTGAGCATCACGTGCTGCATGCTTCTCACTATGTCAAGGATGGGACCAAGAATCTCCAGAGTGCAAAGGAGTACCAGAAGAAGAGCAGGAAGTGGATGTGCATTGGGATCATTCTGTTGCTCATTCTTATTCTGTTTATTGTTATTCCTGTTGTCACCAGTTTAAGCAGTTcttga
- the SIP1-2 gene encoding aquaporin SIP1-2, whose protein sequence is MASAIKAAIGDLVLTFLWVFFSSMLGLVTNAITTALDLHHVSYNGFDYPSAVIITSLIFILVTIFTFVGNALGGASFNPTGNASSYAVGLGSDTLFSMALRFPAQALGSVGGVLAVMEVMPPKYRHLIGGPSLKVSLHTGAIAEGVLTFVITFVVLLIMIRGPRSEAVKTLLMAISTVVLITAGSAYTGPAMNPAFAFGWAYFENWHNTWDQFYVYWICPFFGAILAAWLFRIVFPPRVVKQKKA, encoded by the exons atgGCTAGTGCTATAAAAGCTGCCATTGGAGATTTGGTGTTGACTTTTCTGTGGGTCTTCTTCTCTTCCATGTTGGGATTGGTCACCAACGCCATAACAACAGCGCTTGATCTTCATCACGTGTCTTACAACGGTTTTGATTACCCTTCTGCTGTGATCATCACTTCGCTCATCTTTATCCTCGTTACCATCTTCACGTTCGTTGGCAATGCCTTGGGTGGCGCCAGCTTCAACCCCACCGGCAATGCTTCCTCATACGCTGTCGGGCTCGGCTCCGACACCCTCTTCTCTATGGCTCTACGGTTCCCTGCTCAG GCACTGGGTTCAGTGGGTGGTGTTCTGGCTGTTATGGAGGTTATGCCACCAAAATACAGGCACTTGATTGGAGGGCCTTCTTTGAAGGTTAGCTTGCATACCGGAGCTATTGCAGAGGGGGTGCTGACGTTTGTAATCACCTTTGTTGTTCTACTTATCATGATCAGGGGTCCTCGTAGTGAGGCCGTGAAGACTTTGTTGATGGCAATCTCAACTGTGGTTTTGATCACTGCTGGTTCTGCTTACACGGGACCAGCAATGAATCCTGCCTTT GCATTTGGTTGGGCATACTTTGAAAactggcacaacacatgggACCAATTCTATGTATACTGGATTTGCCCCTTCTTTGGAGCAATACTGGCTGCATGGCTGTTCCGTATTGTCTTTCCCCCAAGAGTGGTAAAGCAGAAGAAAGCCTGA